Proteins from a genomic interval of Coccinella septempunctata chromosome 2, icCocSept1.1, whole genome shotgun sequence:
- the LOC123307132 gene encoding transmembrane protease serine 9-like — protein MKSICYIITICHHLILQVSCTNEKPSYSKYPFIVSVRADGVGHICTGSLVGLQWVLTSAHCVLDYEKTSDKVNVMAGEPNSADEQMRLVEKIYCHNKFRSDSLFNDVALIQLDQPFREKETVKTNYVPKYTIIIDMKTLCNTVEVIGLERSNITDRMNVTRPDLVVYNHEVLSNKNCARKRKFPVLKHTFCGYAKNMTACLRDTGGPAICEGLIYGIIFYGCPWDQSPSYFTRVDRYLVFIERIMGKDAPYRITKRSLGGTMKKEFDVLCYYVMALPILIYMLLSLFILLNLLKTIKCDEERPKILRKIIGGQDCSTEKYPFVVSIRTTTRMKHFCGGTLIKPDWVLTAAHCITTTNPKYYTVVAGTSETNKQGIQRRHAKKIYKHGKFKENNFLNDIALIELKEGFNMNSTLVGLIGLPPFVNDGDVKDYCREGTVIGWGHREAWDPEKAPLNYVFNPILQCVKIPVLSDDECAEMRGKVLKSTIFCAYAKGGDKDSCQGDSGGPLFCCNTQYGIVSSGYGCAQLNSPGYYTRVDGQLDFIRHVIMNKKLPKFALVDESGGKNIIVSLFTFSFVIALNVIKYAL, from the exons ATGAAAAGCATTTGTTACATCATAACAATTTGTCATCACCTCATATTGCAAGTTTCGTGCACTAATGAGAAACCATCATATTCCAAGTATCCCTTTATTGTTTCTGTTCGTGCCGATGGGGTTGGCCATATTTGCACTGGCTCCCTCGTCGGACTCCAGTGGGTATTGACTTCAGCCCATTGTGTCTTGGATTACGAGAAGACATCTGATAAAGTGAACGTGATGGCCGGCGAGCCGAATTCTGCAGACGAACAAATGAGATTGGTGGAGAAAATCTACTGCCACAATAAATTTCGGAGTGATTCTCTTTTCAACGATGTCGCGTTGATACAATTAGATCAGCCTTTTCGCGAGAAGGAAACGGTGAAAACCAATTACGTGCCCAAGTACACGATAATCATTGACATGAAGACTCTTTGCAACACGGTTGAAGTGATAGGACTAGAAAGGAGCAACATCACCGATAGAATGAACGTTACACGTCCCGATTTGGTGGTCTACAATCACGAGGTATTGTCGAATAAAAATTGTGCTAGGAAGAGGAAGTTTCCAGTTCTGAAACATACTTTTTGCGGCTATGCCAAGAACATGACGGCATGTTTGAGGGATACGGGTGGCCCCGCAATTTGCGAGGGTTTAatttatggaataattttctacGGATGTCCCTGGGATCAATCTCCTAGCTATTTCACTAGAGTTGATAGATACTTGGTATTTATTGAGAGAATCATGGGTAAAGATGCTCCCTATCGTATAACAAAGCGCTCACTTGGAGGAACTATGAAAAAAGAATTCGATGTATTATGTTATTATGTTATGGCACTACCTATCCTCATTTATA TGTTGTTGTCGTTATTCATCCTTCTCAACCTACTGAAAACGATCAAATGCGACGAAGAAAGACCGAAAATTCTCCGAAAAATAATCGGCGGTCAAGACTGCTCAACGGAAAAGTATCCTTTCGTAGTCTCCATAAGAACGACCACGAGGATGAAGCATTTCTGTGGAGGCACTCTTATCAAACCAGATTGGGTTCTCACAGCAGCACACTGCATCACCACGACAAACCCTAAATACTACACAGTGGTAGCGGGAACGTCTGAAACCAACAAACAGGGGATTCAACGCAGACATGCGAAAAAAATCTACAAACATGGAAAGTTCAAGGAGAACAATTTTTTAAACGACATTGCCCTAATTGAACTGAAGGAAGGCTTCAATATGAATTCCACATTGGTAGGTCTCATCGGGCTACCACCGTTTGTGAACGATGGCGACGTTAAAGATTACTGCCGCGAAGGCACCGTTATCGGTTGGGGCCACAGAGAGGCTTGGGATCCGGAAAAGGCCCCTCTGAACTACGTTTTCAATCCAATCCTCCAATGCGTCAAGATTCCGGTGCTTTCAGACGATGAATGCGCGGAAATGAGGGGAAAAGTCCTGAAAAGTACGATATTTTGCGCGTATGCAAAAGGAGGTGATAAAGACTCATGTCAAGGAGATTCTGGAGGGCCACTGTTTTGCTGTAACACCCAGTATGGTATAGTTTCGTCCGGATATGGATGCGCTCAATTGAATAGCCCTGGGTACTATACCAGGGTTGATGGACAACTTGACTTTATCAGGCATGtgataatg